The following are encoded together in the Fusarium keratoplasticum isolate Fu6.1 chromosome 1, whole genome shotgun sequence genome:
- a CDS encoding Ras-GAP domain-containing protein, translating into MSVMLQTPSRASTASSSSFQPISRQNTMSSYDGSRSARQSKRYSMSALYMSISANEGDLQIEDDLAKAQKALRDLKSKISSQSKKNFVLEKDVRYLDSRIALLIQNRMALEEQNEVASHLEDALEMQQGVFPNDDKTQKYGNLLFLLQSEPRHIAHLCRLVSMAEIDSLLQTVMFTIYGNQYESREEHLLLTMFQSVLTYQFDNTPDYSSLLRANTPVSRMMTTYTRRGPGQSFLKSVLADRINGLIELRDLDLEINPLKVYERMIEQIEEDTGQLPPHLPKGITGEQAAENPQVQAIIEPRLTMLTEIANGFLTTIIEGLEEAPYGIRWICKQIRSLTKRKYPDANDQVICTLIGGFFFLRFINPAIVTPKSYMLIDGTPAERPRRTLTYIAKMLQNLANKPSYAKEPYMAKLQPFIHQNKDRINKFMLDLCEVQDFYESLEMDNYVALSKKDLELEITLNEVYAMHGLIDKHHDELCKDESSHLAIIMSELGTSPAQVPRKENRVINLPLFSRWETAIDDLTAALDITQEEVYFMEAKSIFVQVMRSIPSTSSVARRPLRLERIADAAATSRNDAVMVRKGIRAMELLSQLQELRVIDKSDQFGLLRDEVEQELQHLGSLKEGVLTETAKLQEVYKTIRDHNVYLNGQLETYKSYLHNVRSQSEGTKRKQQKQQVLGPYKFTHQQLEKEGVIQKSNVPDNRRANIYFNFTSPLPGTFVISLHYKGRNRGLLELDLKLDDLLEMQKDNQDDLDLEYVQFNVPKVLALLNKRFARKKGW; encoded by the exons atgtCCGTCATGTTGCAGACCCCTTCCCGAGCCTCTactgcctcctcctcgtcgttcCAACCTATATCACGCCAAAACACCATGTCTTCCTACGACGGTTCGCGCTCTGCGCGCCAATCCAAGCGCTACTCCATGTCGGCCTTGTACatgtccatctcggccaacGAAGGAGACCTTCAAATTGAGGATGACCTCGCTAAAG CGCAAAAAGCACTTCGTGatctcaagtccaagatcTCATCTCAGTCCAAGAAGAACTTCgttcttgagaaggatgtGCGATATCTTGATTCGCGAATTGCGCTACTTATTCAGAATCGTATGGCTTTGGAAGAG CAAAATGAAGTCGCGAGCCATCTCGAGGATGCTCTCGAGATGCAGCAAGGTGTCTTtcccaacgacgacaagacgCAAAAATACGGCAACCTCTTGTTTCTTCTGCAATCCGAGCCCAGGCACATTGCCCACCTGTGTAGGCTGGTCTCTATGGCGGAGATCGACTCTCTGCTGCAGACGGTCATGTTTACCATCTACGGAAACCAGTACGAAAGCCGCGAAGAGCATCTCCTTCTCACTATGTTTCAG TCTGTTTTGACCTACCAATTCGACAACACTCCCGACTactcctccctcctccgcGCCAACACCCCCGTTTCTCGAATGATGACCACCTACACTCGAAGAGGACCCGGTCAGAGTTTCCTCAAGTCCGTGCTTGCTGATAGAATCAATGGCTTGATCGAGCTGAGggacctggacctggaaATTAACCCGCTCAAGGTGTATGAGCGCATGATTGAGCAGATCGAGGAGGATACCGgccagctgcctcctcatcttcccaaGGGAATTACAGGCGAGCAAGCTGCCGAGAACCCTCAGGTTCAGGCTATCATCGAGCCCCGTCTGACGATGCTGACCGAGATTGCTAATGGCTTCTTGACCACCATCATTGAGGGGCTTGAGGAGGCGCCATATGGCATTCGATGGATCTGCAAGCAGATCAGGAGTTTGACCAAGCGCAAATACCCAGATGCTAACGACCAGGTTATTTGCACCTTGATCGGCGGATTCTTCTTCCTGCGCTTCATCAACCCAGCCATCGTCACGCCGAAATCGTACATGCTCATCGATGGAACCCCGGCCGAGCGACCGCGACGAACCCTGACCTacatcgccaagatgctcCAGAACCTCGCAAACAAGCCATCCTACGCCAAGGAGCCGTACATGGCCAAGCTTCAGCCGTTCATCCATCAGAACAAGGACAGGATCAACAAGTTCATGCTCGATCTTTGCGAAGTCCAGGACTTTTACGAGAGCCTCGAGATGGACAATTACGTTGCGCTGTCCAAGAAGgacctcgagctcgagattACTCTCAACGAAGTGTACGCCATGCACGGATTGATCGACAAGCACCATGACGAACTGTGCAAAGACGAAAGCTCGcatctcgccatcatcatgtccgAGTTGGGAACATCGCCAGCCCAAGTGCCGCGCAAGGAGAACAGGGTCATCAACCTCCCTCTGTTCAGCAGATGGGAGACGGCCATCGATGACCTGACAGCAGCCCTGGATATCACGCAGGAGGAAGTGTATTTTATGGAAGCCAAGTCCATCTTTGTGCAGGTTATGCGATCGATTCCTTCCACGAGCAGCGTGGCGCGTCGTCCGCTACGACTCGAGCGCATCGCAGACGCCGCCGCAACAAGCCGCAACGACGCTGTGATGGTTCGCAAGGGTATTCGGGCTATGGAGCTGTTGTCTCAGCTTCAAGAACTGCGCGTCATCGACAAGAGCGACCAGTTTGGACTCCTtcgagatgaagttgagcaGGAGCTTCAGCATCTGGGCTCTCTCAAGGAGGGTGTGCTTACCGAGACGGCGAAGCTGCAGGAAGTGTACAAGACGATCCGAGACCACAACGTCTACCTGAACGGACAGCTCGAGACCTACAAGAGCTACCTGCATAATGTGCGATCGCAGAGTGAGGGCACAAAGAGaaagcagcagaagcagcaggtCCTTGGTCCTTACAAGTTCACTCATCAGCaactcgagaaggagggtgtCATCCAGAAGAGCAATGTTCCCGACAACAGACGGGCCAACATCTACTTCAACTTTACAAGTCCCTTACCGGGAACCTTTGTTATTTCCTTGCATTACAAGG GCCGCAACAGGGGTTTGCTCGAACTGGACCTCAAGCTGGATGACCTGCTTGAGATGCAAAAGGACAACCAGGACGACTTAGACCTTGAATACGTCCAGTTCAACGTGCCAAAGGTGCTGGCTCTGCTTAACAAGCGCTTCGCTCGAAAGAAGGGCTGGTAG
- a CDS encoding Histone chaperone codes for MSVVSLLGVKVNNNPAKFTDKYEFEITFECLEQLEKDLEWKLTYVGSATSDQWDQELDSLLVGPIPVGVNKFIFEADAPNTSRIPETDILGVTVILLTCAYDGREFVRVGYYVNNEYDSEELNAEPPAKPIIERVKRNVLAEKPRVTRFAIKWDSEASAPAEFPPEQPEADLVADGDEYGAEEAAEEAAEAEAAAKAKNGEDSEMAGVENETETAQEEDEMSEDGSVDIEGESEDELEEEEAEGEGEGEGQGDDAMEVDGAEKPAAPAAKPVTVAS; via the exons ATGTCTGTCGTGTCGCTCCTGGGCGTCAAGGTGAACAACAACCCTGCCAAGTTCACCGACAAGTACGAGTTTGAGATCACTTTCGAGTGCCTCGAACAGCTCGAGAAGG ATCTCGAGTGGAAGCTCACCTACGTTGGATCTGCCACCTC CGATCAATGGGACCAAGAACTCGActccctcctcgtcggccccATCCCCGTCGGCGTTAACAAGTTCATCTTCGAGGCCGACGCCCCCAACACCTCACGCATCCCCGAGACCGACATCCTTGGCGTTACCGTCATCCTCCTGACCTGCGCCTACGATGGACGAGAATTTGTTCGAGTTGGCTACTACGTCAACAATGAATACGActcggaggagctcaacgcGGAACCCCCAGCCAAGCCCATCATCGAGCGAGTGAAGCGAAACGTTTTGGCAGAGAAGCCCCGAGTGACTCGCTTTGCCATCAAGTG GGATTCCGAGGCTTCTGCTCCTGCCGAGTTCCCTCCCGAGCAACCTGAGGCCGATCTTGTCGCTGATGGCGACGAATACGGTGCAGAGGAGGCCGCAGAggaggccgccgaggctgaggctgcggccaaggccaagaacggAGAGGACTCCGAGATGGCTGGTGTGGAGAATGAGACAGAGACCGcccaggaagaggacgagatgTCTGAAGACGGCAGTGTCGACATCGAGGGCGAGAGCGAGGATGAGctcgaagaggaggaggccgagggtgaaggtgagggtgagggacAGGGTGACGACGCCATGGAGGTTGACGGCGCCGAGAAGCCCGCAGCGCCGGCGGCCAAGCCTGTCACTGTGGCGTCCTAG